A part of Propioniciclava coleopterorum genomic DNA contains:
- a CDS encoding tripartite tricarboxylate transporter substrate binding protein translates to MKRMVKLAAVVAAAALALTGCSGNGAGSPGGGAGTDYPKRDIGVTVPFNAGGSTDLTARTVGEAMGTSLKTKVMVTNTPGAGGSVGTQTVMNAKNDGYSILADGMLAFTSMPVMGTLTTMPKDWDFWLATFTPNVIAVQKDSPYQTLDDLIQAMKDKPGQVSIGTAGPGSAGHIAAELFTGAAGTKYRHAPYNGGNPAIVATLSKEVDATTQLLVEMQDMLVAGDLRGLATFAAEDIKLDNGIVIPTMSKALPSTASILPMGETTGFAVQKGLDEQILAKLDAGFAEAMKDQKVLDFCKTKGMTPVTIGRSESQAYVAKLQSVVAWTLQDAGVAAKSPDEFQIPRP, encoded by the coding sequence ATGAAGAGAATGGTGAAGCTCGCCGCGGTCGTGGCCGCCGCAGCGCTGGCGCTGACCGGCTGCTCGGGCAACGGTGCTGGCTCTCCCGGCGGCGGTGCGGGAACGGACTACCCCAAGCGCGACATCGGGGTGACCGTCCCGTTCAACGCCGGCGGCTCGACCGACCTCACCGCCCGCACGGTCGGCGAGGCGATGGGGACCTCGCTCAAGACGAAGGTGATGGTCACCAACACCCCGGGTGCCGGTGGGAGCGTCGGAACCCAGACCGTGATGAACGCGAAGAACGATGGCTACTCGATCCTGGCCGATGGCATGCTCGCCTTCACCTCGATGCCCGTCATGGGCACGCTGACGACCATGCCGAAGGACTGGGACTTCTGGCTGGCCACCTTCACTCCCAACGTGATCGCCGTGCAGAAGGACTCGCCCTACCAGACGCTGGACGACCTCATCCAGGCCATGAAGGACAAGCCGGGCCAGGTGAGCATCGGTACCGCCGGACCGGGGAGCGCGGGCCACATCGCCGCGGAGCTCTTCACCGGTGCGGCGGGCACCAAGTACCGCCATGCCCCCTACAACGGAGGCAACCCGGCGATCGTCGCAACGCTCTCCAAGGAGGTGGATGCCACCACCCAGCTCCTGGTCGAGATGCAGGACATGCTGGTCGCGGGGGACCTCCGCGGGCTGGCCACCTTCGCCGCAGAGGACATCAAGCTCGACAACGGCATCGTGATCCCCACGATGTCCAAGGCACTGCCCAGCACGGCCTCGATCCTTCCGATGGGGGAGACCACCGGGTTCGCAGTGCAGAAGGGGCTCGATGAGCAGATCCTGGCCAAGCTCGACGCGGGCTTCGCCGAGGCGATGAAGGACCAGAAGGTCCTGGACTTCTGCAAGACCAAGGGCATGACCCCGGTCACGATCGGCCGTTCGGAGTCGCAGGCCTACGTCGCGAAGCTGCAGTCGGTCGTCGCCTGGACCCTCCAGGACGCCGGCGTCGCCGCCAAGTCGCCCGACGAGTTCCAGATCCCGCGTCCGTGA
- a CDS encoding tripartite tricarboxylate transporter TctB family protein translates to METTRNRRLNFLSSIVLIALSVAITVGSIYILTASRASFIASPGLMPLMLGLALLGMSLALFVQSLRDGGVPARVAESRAWFAEIAAAPGARTTVIGLAIMALYAFVLMPFLPFWAASLIFMIGMLAFLRAARWWVILILSVGVVGLVYLIFQILFRVPLP, encoded by the coding sequence ATGGAAACAACCCGGAACCGCAGGCTGAACTTTCTCAGCTCGATCGTGCTGATCGCCCTCTCGGTGGCGATCACGGTCGGCAGCATCTACATCCTCACCGCCAGCCGTGCGTCCTTCATCGCCTCCCCGGGCCTCATGCCGCTGATGCTCGGCCTCGCGCTGCTCGGGATGTCACTGGCGCTGTTCGTGCAGAGCCTCCGGGACGGAGGCGTCCCCGCGCGGGTCGCTGAGTCGCGCGCATGGTTCGCGGAGATCGCCGCCGCCCCTGGCGCCAGGACCACCGTCATCGGCCTCGCGATCATGGCGCTCTACGCCTTCGTGCTGATGCCGTTCCTGCCGTTCTGGGCGGCGTCCCTGATCTTCATGATCGGGATGCTGGCCTTCCTGCGGGCCGCTCGCTGGTGGGTGATTCTGATCCTGTCGGTCGGCGTCGTGGGCCTGGTCTACCTCATCTTTCAGATCCTCTTCCGCGTTCCGCTCCCGTAA
- a CDS encoding tripartite tricarboxylate transporter permease, whose protein sequence is MNPSYFLDALGTVFDPINILVLLLSTFIGLVMGMLPGLSATMAIALLTGLTFGLPTQTALISLLAIYVGSISGGAQTAILLNIPGTPASAATAVDGFPLAKQGKAGYAILLATTSSMLGTLISVVFLLTLTPLLSQLALQFGAWEFFLLACFGVAICGMLTSKGNALRGWISGFLGLFVAQIGLDSIDSFPRFSFGNVNLMAGIQLIPVMIGLFGFPEIVKAFRPEEQSIIRVAGIKMGEAMATMRRNWLPVLRSSVIGTGVGIIPGVGEDVGGWLSYAASKSAGKDPDSFGKGNPTGVISAESGNNACIGGAIIPILSLAVPGSAPAAVLLAAFLMHGYRPGPLLAKQAPEFVVQVSIYLAIAALAMWGLALILMRFTVHILRLRKQVLMPIIFVLCAIGSYLINYSLFDVAMMFVFGLIGYFMYEFGFPAAPFLLGVILGPMADSNLRRGLILSDGSLMPMFTRPISLVFIVLIALVLATQLGFFTRRSSSKKAKVS, encoded by the coding sequence ATGAACCCCTCCTACTTCCTGGACGCGTTGGGAACGGTCTTCGACCCGATCAACATCCTCGTCCTGCTGTTGTCCACCTTCATCGGGCTGGTCATGGGCATGCTGCCCGGCCTGTCCGCCACCATGGCGATCGCCCTGCTGACGGGCCTCACCTTCGGCCTGCCGACCCAGACCGCCCTGATCTCGCTGCTGGCGATCTACGTCGGGTCGATCTCCGGGGGCGCCCAGACGGCCATCCTGCTGAACATCCCCGGCACCCCCGCGTCCGCGGCCACCGCGGTGGATGGTTTCCCCCTCGCCAAACAGGGCAAGGCCGGCTACGCCATCCTGCTGGCGACCACGTCCTCGATGCTCGGCACGTTGATCAGCGTGGTCTTCCTGCTCACTCTGACACCCCTGCTCTCGCAACTGGCGCTCCAGTTCGGCGCCTGGGAGTTCTTCCTGCTCGCGTGCTTCGGCGTGGCCATCTGCGGAATGCTCACCTCCAAGGGCAACGCTCTGCGCGGCTGGATCTCGGGCTTCCTGGGCCTCTTCGTGGCCCAGATCGGGCTCGACAGCATCGACTCATTCCCCCGGTTCTCCTTCGGCAACGTGAACCTGATGGCGGGCATTCAGTTGATCCCGGTGATGATCGGGCTCTTCGGGTTCCCGGAGATCGTCAAGGCATTCCGCCCGGAGGAGCAGTCCATCATCCGGGTCGCCGGAATCAAGATGGGCGAGGCCATGGCCACCATGCGGCGGAACTGGCTGCCCGTGCTGCGTTCCTCCGTCATCGGCACCGGAGTGGGGATCATCCCGGGGGTCGGCGAGGACGTCGGTGGCTGGCTGTCGTACGCGGCCAGCAAGTCCGCCGGCAAGGACCCGGACTCGTTCGGCAAGGGCAATCCCACCGGCGTGATCTCGGCCGAATCGGGTAACAACGCCTGCATCGGCGGCGCGATCATCCCCATCCTCTCGCTCGCCGTTCCGGGATCCGCCCCTGCCGCGGTGCTCCTGGCCGCCTTCCTGATGCACGGGTACCGGCCCGGCCCGCTGCTGGCCAAGCAAGCCCCCGAGTTCGTGGTCCAGGTGTCGATTTACCTCGCCATCGCCGCCCTGGCGATGTGGGGGCTGGCGCTCATCCTCATGCGCTTCACGGTGCACATCCTGCGCCTCCGCAAGCAGGTGCTGATGCCGATCATCTTCGTGCTCTGCGCGATCGGGTCCTACCTGATCAACTACTCCCTGTTCGACGTGGCGATGATGTTCGTCTTCGGGTTGATCGGCTACTTCATGTACGAGTTCGGCTTCCCGGCGGCGCCGTTCCTGCTCGGCGTGATCCTCGGGCCGATGGCCGACAGCAACCTCCGTCGGGGGCTCATCCTCAGCGACGGCAGTCTCATGCCGATGTTCACCCGTCCCATATCGCTGGTCTTCATCGTGCTCATCGCCTTGGTGCTGGCCACCCAACTGGGGTTCTTCACGAGGCGTTCCTCCTCCAAGAAAGCGAAGGTCTCCTAA
- a CDS encoding Gfo/Idh/MocA family protein, with amino-acid sequence MADIGVGIVGTGFIAEIHVAALRRVARHNVQVVACASPDSAAFAARHGIPVHHPDFEALLADESVDVIDICTPPALHAGMVRRALEAGKHVICEKPFTGFFDVGERGADGFDRQEMYDVVMAEMDELRDAVRRSGLVFGYAENYIYAPAVQKSRELIQAAGSKVLLIRGEESHSGSHAPHAAQWRANGGGSLIRQGCHPLSAILYLKQAEAQARGTTVAVASVLGEQATLSNLLTERERRHIAARPFDVEDSATLLLTFDDGTRGIVNACDMVVGGVRNEVEVFTNESVHLCQISQNDAMRVFHIEEPRGIHLTEKVETTAGWQDVQLEELVMRGYVGEMEDFVECVANGGTPQSDIELAYATTQVLYAGYLSASTDRRVHLQDRADTRVP; translated from the coding sequence ATGGCTGACATCGGCGTGGGAATCGTCGGAACCGGGTTCATCGCAGAGATCCACGTGGCGGCGTTGCGCCGCGTGGCGCGTCACAACGTCCAGGTGGTCGCCTGTGCGTCGCCCGACAGTGCCGCGTTCGCGGCGCGGCACGGGATCCCCGTCCATCACCCAGACTTCGAGGCCCTGCTCGCCGACGAATCGGTGGACGTGATCGACATCTGCACTCCGCCCGCCCTGCACGCGGGCATGGTCCGTCGCGCCCTCGAGGCGGGCAAGCACGTGATCTGTGAGAAGCCGTTCACGGGGTTCTTCGATGTGGGGGAGCGAGGGGCCGACGGGTTCGACCGCCAGGAGATGTACGACGTTGTGATGGCGGAGATGGACGAACTGCGCGATGCGGTACGCCGCAGTGGCCTGGTCTTCGGATACGCCGAGAACTACATCTACGCCCCCGCGGTGCAGAAGAGCCGCGAGCTCATCCAGGCCGCCGGCTCGAAGGTGCTCCTGATCCGCGGAGAGGAGTCGCACAGCGGCTCGCACGCACCCCACGCGGCCCAGTGGCGGGCCAACGGGGGCGGATCCCTCATCAGGCAGGGCTGCCACCCGCTCTCGGCGATCCTGTACCTCAAGCAGGCCGAGGCGCAGGCGCGGGGCACGACCGTCGCGGTGGCGTCGGTCCTGGGTGAGCAGGCCACGTTGAGCAATCTGCTCACGGAGCGGGAGCGTCGCCACATTGCAGCCCGCCCCTTCGACGTCGAGGACTCAGCCACCCTGCTGCTGACCTTCGACGACGGAACCCGCGGCATCGTCAACGCCTGCGACATGGTCGTGGGGGGAGTTCGCAACGAGGTCGAGGTGTTCACCAACGAGAGCGTGCATCTGTGCCAGATCTCTCAGAACGACGCCATGCGGGTCTTCCACATCGAGGAGCCGCGGGGGATCCACCTCACTGAGAAGGTCGAAACCACCGCGGGCTGGCAGGACGTCCAACTCGAGGAGCTCGTCATGCGCGGCTACGTGGGGGAGATGGAGGACTTCGTGGAATGCGTCGCCAACGGCGGCACGCCGCAGTCCGACATCGAACTCGCCTACGCGACCACCCAGGTCCTCTATGCGGGCTACCTGTCCGCGTCGACCGACCGTCGGGTGCACCTGCAGGACCGCGCCGACACGCGGGTGCCGTGA
- a CDS encoding O-acetyl-ADP-ribose deacetylase: MTRITCHRGDLTREAVDAIVNAANSSLLGGGGVDGAIHAAAGPRLLAACRELRATTLPDGLPVGDAVATPGFDLPARWVIHTVGPNAHAGQTDPALLASCFTRSLDGAVELGARSVAFPAVSAGVYGWDADEVARIAVAAVRGHPMPGIDEVRFVLFSDRLRDAFRRALVS, translated from the coding sequence ATGACCCGCATCACCTGCCACCGGGGCGACCTGACCCGCGAAGCCGTCGACGCGATCGTGAACGCCGCCAATTCCTCGCTGCTGGGCGGCGGTGGCGTCGACGGCGCCATTCATGCGGCCGCGGGGCCGCGCCTGCTCGCCGCCTGCCGCGAACTGCGTGCGACCACCCTGCCCGACGGGCTTCCGGTGGGCGACGCCGTCGCGACGCCGGGCTTCGACCTGCCCGCGCGCTGGGTGATCCACACCGTCGGCCCGAACGCGCACGCGGGCCAGACCGACCCGGCGCTCCTGGCGTCCTGCTTCACCCGCTCCCTCGACGGGGCGGTCGAGCTCGGCGCCCGCAGCGTCGCGTTCCCGGCCGTCAGCGCCGGGGTCTACGGCTGGGACGCCGACGAGGTCGCCCGCATCGCGGTGGCGGCCGTCCGCGGCCACCCGATGCCGGGGATCGACGAGGTGCGCTTCGTGCTGTTCTCCGACCGGCTGCGGGACGCGTTCAGGCGGGCCCTCGTCAGCTGA
- a CDS encoding LLM class flavin-dependent oxidoreductase gives MSTVPVSVLDLAGVAAGSTTSDALTATVELAQAADRLGAHRFWVAEHHNMAAVAATNPPVLIAAVAARTNRIRVGSGGVMLPNHSPYVVAEQFAMLEALYPGRIDLGIGRAPGADPITSWALRRTQEGLGHEEFTEHVRLVDAWLSPAGVRAGMGHTLRATPAAASYPEIWLLGSSDYSARLAAQLGMSFAYAGHFGQLDPADVIGLYRSGFRPSPTLAEPRSMLCTSALVGATPEEARFLAGPSSVQWLNLRRDVREPIPSPAEAERRLAELGDMEVGGTKVVGTPEEVRERLASMVAASGADELMIVTTAFDVTTRIETLAAVLE, from the coding sequence ATGAGCACCGTCCCCGTCTCCGTCCTCGACCTGGCGGGAGTCGCCGCCGGGTCCACCACCTCCGACGCGTTGACCGCCACCGTCGAGCTCGCCCAGGCCGCCGACCGGCTGGGGGCTCACCGGTTCTGGGTCGCCGAGCACCACAACATGGCGGCCGTCGCGGCGACCAACCCGCCCGTGCTCATCGCCGCGGTCGCCGCCCGCACGAACCGGATCCGGGTCGGCTCCGGGGGCGTTATGCTGCCCAACCACTCGCCCTACGTGGTCGCGGAGCAGTTCGCCATGCTCGAGGCGCTGTATCCCGGCCGCATCGACCTGGGCATCGGGCGCGCGCCGGGCGCGGACCCGATCACGTCCTGGGCGCTGCGGCGCACCCAGGAGGGCCTGGGGCACGAGGAGTTCACCGAGCACGTCCGGCTCGTGGACGCCTGGCTGAGCCCTGCGGGCGTCCGGGCCGGGATGGGGCACACCCTGCGGGCGACGCCGGCGGCGGCCAGCTACCCGGAGATCTGGCTGCTGGGGTCCTCGGACTACTCCGCGCGCCTCGCGGCGCAGTTGGGGATGAGCTTCGCCTACGCGGGCCACTTCGGTCAGCTCGACCCCGCCGACGTCATCGGGCTGTACCGCAGCGGCTTCCGCCCCAGCCCCACCCTCGCCGAGCCCCGCAGCATGCTGTGCACCTCCGCGCTGGTGGGTGCCACCCCGGAGGAGGCGCGCTTCCTGGCGGGCCCGTCCTCGGTGCAATGGCTCAACCTGCGCCGCGACGTCCGCGAACCCATCCCGTCGCCGGCCGAGGCGGAGCGCAGGCTCGCCGAGCTGGGCGACATGGAGGTCGGCGGCACCAAGGTCGTCGGGACACCGGAGGAGGTCCGCGAGCGGCTGGCGTCCATGGTGGCCGCCAGCGGCGCGGACGAGCTGATGATCGTCACGACGGCCTTCGACGTCACCACCCGGATCGAGACCCTGGCGGCTGTGCTGGAGTGA
- a CDS encoding DUF7455 domain-containing protein, with the protein MSTSVMDSLTAADRCDRCGAQAYLRVTLPSGGELLFCAHHARAHQDKLQQVALKIQDETDRLN; encoded by the coding sequence ATGAGCACTTCGGTGATGGACTCGCTCACCGCCGCGGACCGCTGCGATCGCTGCGGCGCGCAGGCCTACCTGCGGGTCACCCTGCCGTCCGGCGGCGAGCTCCTGTTCTGTGCCCATCACGCGCGGGCCCACCAGGACAAGCTGCAGCAGGTCGCCCTCAAGATCCAGGACGAGACGGATCGTCTGAACTGA
- a CDS encoding DNA gyrase/topoisomerase IV subunit B gives MTSTAAAKTENRDYEARHLLVLEGLEAVRKRPAMYIGSTDTRGLMHCMWEIIDNAVDEALAGFGSAITVILHADGSVQVDDQARGMPVDIEPRTGLSGVEVIFTKLHAGGKFGGGSYNATGGLHGVGASVVNALSSRLDVEIDRNGFTWAMSFRRGVPGVFDGEGPEASFTPDNALRKIGKVRKGVTGSRVRYWPDRQIFLKDAKLSGTQLAARARQTSFLVPGLAITVDDRRIAGEEHTETHLHEGGISEFADYLTEGTPVTDVLRLQGSDRFTETVPMLDAAGAMTPTDVERDLDVDIALRWAGGYDAKVVSFVNIIATPKGGTHVQGFERGLVRAFGRALDGSRLLKSGEEVTKEDILEGLTAVVTVRLAEPQFEGQTKEVLGTPPVTRLVTRIVETELSEFLTSQKAALRPQARAVLEKAVAASRTRVAARIHKENQRRKTALESSTLPTKLADCRSSDQSRSELFIVEGDSAMGTAKLARNSEFQALLPIRGKILNVQKASVADMLKNAECAAILQVVGAGSGKTCDPDQSRYGKIIFMADADSDGAHIRTLLTTLFFTYMRPMIEAGRVYTAVPPLHRFELTKPKKGQDKYIYTYSETEYHRKLAELTKRGVGFKEPQRYKGLGEMDADQLKETTMDPRHRQLRRITVEQGESLEQARATFEKLMGNDVAPRKEFIVEGAFALDAERIDA, from the coding sequence GTGACTTCGACCGCCGCCGCCAAGACTGAGAACCGGGACTACGAGGCCCGCCACCTCCTCGTCCTCGAAGGCCTGGAGGCCGTCCGCAAGCGCCCCGCCATGTACATCGGCTCCACCGACACCCGGGGCCTCATGCACTGCATGTGGGAGATCATCGACAACGCGGTGGACGAGGCGCTGGCCGGCTTCGGCTCCGCCATCACCGTGATCCTGCACGCCGACGGTTCGGTCCAGGTCGACGACCAGGCGCGCGGCATGCCGGTCGACATCGAACCCCGCACCGGCCTGTCGGGCGTCGAGGTGATCTTCACCAAGCTGCACGCCGGCGGCAAGTTCGGCGGCGGCTCCTACAACGCCACCGGCGGCCTGCACGGCGTCGGCGCGTCCGTGGTGAACGCCCTGAGCTCGCGGCTCGACGTCGAGATCGACCGCAACGGCTTCACGTGGGCGATGTCGTTCCGTCGCGGCGTCCCGGGCGTGTTCGACGGCGAGGGCCCCGAGGCGTCCTTCACCCCCGACAACGCCCTGCGCAAGATCGGCAAGGTTCGCAAGGGCGTGACCGGTTCGCGGGTGCGGTACTGGCCCGACCGGCAGATCTTCCTCAAGGACGCCAAACTGTCCGGCACCCAGTTGGCCGCCCGCGCGCGGCAGACGTCGTTCCTCGTGCCCGGCCTGGCGATCACCGTCGACGACCGGCGCATCGCGGGCGAGGAGCACACCGAGACGCATCTGCACGAGGGCGGCATCTCCGAGTTCGCCGACTACCTCACCGAGGGCACCCCGGTCACCGACGTGCTGCGGCTGCAGGGTTCCGACCGGTTCACCGAGACCGTCCCGATGCTGGACGCTGCGGGCGCCATGACCCCGACCGACGTCGAGCGCGACCTCGACGTCGACATCGCGCTGCGGTGGGCGGGCGGCTACGACGCCAAGGTCGTCTCGTTCGTCAACATCATCGCCACCCCGAAGGGCGGCACGCACGTGCAGGGCTTCGAGCGGGGCCTGGTCCGGGCGTTCGGCAGGGCGCTGGACGGCAGCCGGCTGCTGAAGTCCGGCGAGGAGGTGACCAAGGAGGACATCCTCGAGGGGCTGACGGCCGTGGTGACGGTGCGGCTGGCCGAGCCGCAGTTCGAGGGCCAGACCAAGGAGGTGCTGGGCACGCCGCCGGTGACGCGGCTCGTCACGCGCATCGTGGAGACCGAGCTCAGCGAGTTCCTGACCAGCCAGAAGGCGGCGCTGCGCCCGCAGGCCCGCGCGGTGCTGGAGAAGGCCGTCGCGGCGTCCCGGACGCGCGTGGCGGCCCGCATCCACAAGGAGAACCAGCGCCGCAAGACCGCGCTGGAGTCCAGCACGCTGCCGACCAAGCTGGCCGACTGCCGCAGCTCCGATCAGAGCCGCAGCGAGTTGTTCATCGTCGAGGGCGACTCGGCGATGGGGACGGCGAAGCTGGCCCGTAACTCGGAGTTCCAGGCGCTGCTGCCGATCCGCGGCAAGATCCTCAACGTGCAGAAGGCCTCGGTCGCCGACATGCTCAAGAACGCCGAGTGCGCCGCCATCCTGCAGGTGGTGGGCGCCGGGTCGGGCAAGACCTGCGACCCGGACCAGAGCCGCTACGGCAAGATCATCTTCATGGCGGACGCCGACTCCGACGGCGCGCACATCCGCACGCTGCTGACGACGCTGTTCTTCACCTACATGCGCCCGATGATCGAGGCGGGACGCGTCTACACCGCCGTCCCGCCGCTGCACCGCTTCGAGCTGACCAAGCCGAAGAAGGGCCAGGACAAGTACATCTACACGTACTCCGAGACCGAGTACCACCGCAAGCTCGCCGAGCTGACCAAGCGGGGCGTCGGTTTCAAGGAGCCGCAGCGGTACAAGGGCCTGGGCGAGATGGACGCCGACCAGCTCAAGGAGACCACGATGGACCCCCGGCACCGGCAGCTGCGCCGGATCACCGTGGAGCAGGGGGAGTCCCTGGAACAGGCGCGCGCCACGTTCGAGAAGCTGATGGGCAACGACGTGGCCCCACGCAAGGAATTCATCGTCGAGGGCGCTTTCGCCCTGGATGCCGAACGGATCGATGCCTAG
- a CDS encoding beta-class carbonic anhydrase: protein MTQDLTSSRPRPPEGFADLIAANRRYSISFPHGFDGIAHAGVLILTCMDSRLEPLEMFGLFLGEAKILRTAGGRLTDAGLAAMVMGVHKLRVNRILIVPHTSCAAASKTEEEMRATIEEIAGVEVGDFRFGVDPDQLGRLREDVDAVRAHPLIGPFAEVGGFLYNVETGQVEQIC, encoded by the coding sequence ATGACGCAGGACCTCACCTCATCCCGGCCGCGTCCCCCCGAGGGGTTCGCCGACCTGATCGCTGCGAACAGGCGTTACTCGATCTCGTTCCCGCACGGCTTCGACGGCATCGCGCACGCGGGCGTCCTGATCCTGACGTGCATGGACTCCCGGCTGGAGCCGCTGGAGATGTTCGGGCTGTTCCTGGGCGAGGCGAAGATCCTGCGCACCGCCGGGGGACGCCTCACCGACGCGGGCCTGGCGGCCATGGTGATGGGCGTGCACAAGCTGCGCGTCAACCGGATCCTGATCGTGCCGCACACCTCCTGCGCCGCCGCCTCCAAGACCGAGGAGGAGATGCGCGCCACGATCGAGGAGATCGCCGGCGTCGAGGTGGGCGACTTCCGCTTCGGGGTCGATCCCGATCAGTTGGGCCGGCTCCGCGAGGACGTCGACGCCGTCCGCGCGCATCCACTGATCGGCCCGTTCGCCGAGGTCGGCGGCTTCCTGTACAACGTCGAGACCGGCCAGGTCGAGCAGATCTGCTGA
- a CDS encoding SDR family oxidoreductase, whose amino-acid sequence MAGSSVVVVGASGYLGRHLVAEFAARGDRVCAVVRDRRRAEAPGAHGAPALAGLPVRWREVDVADPAAPLGLAPGDRVVSALGVTRQKATPWEIDLRANLRVLDAAERAGASSFSYVGALGMDARTSDLLRAKATFAAALRRADLTGHVIDPSGYFSDLGWFVDMARRGRVLLVGDGSARLNPIHGADLAAFIADRVAGPAGRWEVGGPDTLSYREIGALACAAVGRPPAFWELNDRVCGALQWTADRLGRRTGELARFFLAGLRTDAVGEATGVHHLADHFARLAAQKG is encoded by the coding sequence ATGGCCGGGTCCAGCGTCGTCGTCGTCGGGGCGTCGGGCTACCTGGGGCGCCACCTCGTGGCGGAGTTCGCGGCGCGCGGCGACCGGGTCTGCGCCGTGGTGCGCGACCGGCGCCGCGCCGAGGCGCCCGGGGCGCACGGCGCGCCCGCGCTGGCCGGCCTGCCCGTGCGGTGGCGCGAGGTCGACGTGGCCGACCCGGCCGCCCCGCTGGGCCTGGCGCCCGGCGACCGGGTGGTCTCGGCTCTCGGCGTCACCCGGCAGAAGGCGACGCCCTGGGAGATCGACCTGCGCGCCAACCTGCGCGTGCTGGACGCCGCCGAGCGCGCGGGCGCGTCCTCGTTCAGCTACGTGGGCGCCCTCGGCATGGACGCCCGCACCTCCGACCTGCTGCGCGCCAAGGCCACCTTCGCCGCCGCGCTGCGCCGCGCCGACCTGACCGGGCACGTGATCGACCCGTCGGGCTACTTCAGCGATCTGGGCTGGTTCGTCGACATGGCCCGGCGCGGCCGGGTCCTGCTGGTCGGCGACGGTTCCGCCCGGCTCAACCCGATCCACGGCGCCGACCTGGCCGCCTTCATCGCGGACCGGGTCGCCGGTCCGGCGGGACGCTGGGAGGTCGGCGGGCCCGACACGCTCAGCTACCGCGAGATCGGTGCGCTGGCCTGCGCCGCCGTGGGGCGCCCGCCCGCCTTCTGGGAGCTGAACGATCGGGTCTGTGGCGCCCTCCAGTGGACGGCCGACCGCCTGGGTCGGCGCACGGGTGAGTTGGCCCGGTTCTTCCTGGCCGGCCTGCGCACCGACGCGGTGGGCGAGGCCACCGGCGTCCACCACCTGGCCGACCACTTCGCCCGGCTCGCGGCCCAGAAGGGCTAG